AAGGCCCTGCAGCGGTTCCGTCTGGGCACCGACATGTCGCTCTTTGCCACCGAACAGCTGGGTGCTGGGGCGGGCCAGACCTACCCAGGCTACCCAGTGGGCAGCGGTGTAGAGAGCACCGAGACCTACCAGAGCCCGCCCTTCACCGAGACTCTGGACACCAGCCCCAAAGGGTACCAAGTTCCTGCCTACTAGTGGCCAGCAGGCCCAGACCGAGGCACAAAGGCTGCCCCACCAATGCAGGATCCAAGGCTTCCTGGGACCTCCCTCAGGTCCTCCTGGCCCAACAGCAACGTGTGGATGCTGTGGGCCATCTGGGGCCAAGAGAGGGTAGCCTCCAGGGTGACTGGGCTGTGCCCCCCAAGTTCCTCCGGTCCCTTTAgtccccagcccagggccagAGGTCCTGAGGAGAGAACAGCACAGCCCTGGGCACGTGTCCTTCAGCCTCCAGTGGACCAGCCTAGGCAGCGGGCCATTCCCCTCATGAGCCAGCCAGGCAGGGCTCACCTGTACACTCTGGGGTCAGGTGTCCAGCTGCCCTCCATAGCCAGGTGCAGGGGCTGCCCTGGACTGGGGGTGACTGGGGGAAGGGACACCACCCTCACCCCGTGGCCACTGTTCCCCATCCCCTGTCCCTGTGGGTAGTGGTGGTCCTTGCTCTGTCCCAGTGGTTCACCCTGTAGGGCCACGTGCTCTGTCTGGAGCCTCCCTCCATTTCCTCTCACAGGCTCACTAGAGTAGCCCAGCCCTGTCGATGTTGTGATTGTGGTCAAGTCTTCAGGTTTCACCTCATAGTTCCCCACAAGCAGCCCCTATTTTCTGTGGCCCCAGCTCCAGCCCTTACCTGCCTTGGCCCAGGCCCTTGCTGGGGTGTGGGCAGCTCTGGCCAGGAAAGCACAACATGGCTGTAGACCTGGGCATCAGCCCTCTCCCAGCCCTTCAGTGAGACCTTGCCCAAGGGAGGCTCCAGACACCTGGGTGCCCAGCAGGACACGCCCCTCATGAGGAGAGAGGCCTAGAGGCTTCACCTTCCCACCGTGCCCTGGAGACAGCCATTCCCCGCAAACCCCTTTACCTCGGCTCCCTGGACTAGTCCCTCCGCTCCCCATGCTGCACCCCATTTTAAGGCCCAGCCCAAGGTTGGGGGTCCCTTTGCATAGCTGAGTACTCATGCATTGCTCAAAGCTGGCTTTTCACATTAAGTCAATACCAAATGCGGTTGCCACATTACATTTTTACAGACAGACGCCTCCCTCTGGAGTTGCAGTTGAGTGACAACCCTGTACGTTGTAGCATAGACAAACTATTTGTGGATATTTAAGTGAACATGTTTACAATTTTTGTATATAtgggtctctccctccctcttctgaaAGAACAATCCGTGATTGTGTATTTTCAGTGTCCCATGTTCCAACTGCAACTTCTTTACAATAAAGACTGTATATGAGTTTACTGTGGCCCAGACACTCTTGGAATCCTTTCTACTCCTGCCCCTCCAGTGCCAGAGGTTGGGACCTGAGGGGCACCAGGGCCAAGAATCCAgaaaggggcagggaggtggagaCCAGGCTGATGCCCATGTTCTGGAGAATGCTGGGGAAAGCAGTCGTGATTTCTCCAAATGTCCGCTTCTTACCGCCTTCTGCTCCTGGGACCCCACCATGTGTACCATGCAGCATCCAGAGCCACATTGCCTGGCCAACTCCCCTTTGGAGATTTCCCCAGCTTGGTCTTGTTTACTTTTGAATTCATCTATTGGGATTCTTATCTcagttactttttcatttctgacttcTTATTGGTTAACAACATTCTGGTTGAATAAAGCAGGTAAGAGCTGGAGCTGGAATGCTGGCTTGGCCGTGTTcaggcttggtctttctgggcAAGTCTCTCAGCTTGTCTATGCCTCAGGCTCCCCTTCCGGAAAAGGAAAATAGTTAGTAGTTCTTGTCATCAAAGGTGCGGGAAGGGTTAACGtaaacctctgtgtgtgtgtgtgtgtgtgtgtgtgtttgtaaaaaGCTCAGAGCAGTGCTTGTCACACAGCAAACACTGCTAAGTGTTGCCTGGTATTGTTATGGTTCTTGCTTAAGAATCGGTATTTTCAATATTGTTAATGAGATAGCTCATCTTCCAGGTTACTCTTTGAGGGTGTTGTTTGTGCTCAGGTCTGCAAAGAGGGCATCAGCTATGAGGGGCTTCTCCGGTGTGGTggggaatgcaggtggcctctaggcAGTCCCATGGAGAGTGAAGAGGGTGAAGGCTCTGTCTCTTAGTGGGCTCCGAGCATGGCCATCACCCAGGAACTTGCTCCAGTCTCAGCCACAGGCAGGCAGGCCCTCGGCTTCAGATAGGCAGTGCCCATGTAGCCATGTGGCTCTGGCCTGGCCCCACTGCAGGCCACGTCCCATCACCTGGGGTacccccttctccttcttttAGAAAGACATCTCCGTTTCTTTTCATCTAAGGATGTTGCCTTATTTGGATGTAGCTATGTGTTTAGACCTTTTTTCCTACTATTTATATGTGTTTGTGGCAGAAAGGGGAGAGTTCACTGGGTGTCTGGTTCCTTTTCAAAATACTGGATCCAAATAATTAagtacaaattattttctttcagtatttcagATATGCCCTGCACTGTTTCTAAATTGTTCTTGTTGATCTTTAGTAGCTCCTTCACTGGTCTATGGATTGAAACCTCGAGTCTGTGTAACTCCCAGGTTCTGGAAGAATAGTTTTACTGGGTACACAGTGTAGGTCAAGCATGGCTGTCTCTACTCCTGGAAGGCTTGGGCAGTGCTCGACCTCCAGGACTGGAGCCTAGGGTTGGCTGCTTCTTCCTGTGAGCAAGCCCAGCTGCCCAGCTCTCCCCACAGGTCTTCCCCACCCCAGCACTCACTGGTGACCACCTGAGCTGTAGTGTCTGACAACTCTGAGTGGGGTGACCCCGGAAGGCAGAGAAGCTCAGCTATGTGCATTAttgcaaaataaatttatttgaagaTAAACTGTCTTATAAAAGGTCAGAGGCAATTTGAGATCCCAGTTTCAGCTAGTCTCATAAAAAGATTCAACTTCAAGTAGCACAATTTCGTGTCTGCTTTTAATCCTGAACGTTCTTGAATAACGAAACAGCCAACTGTTTACACAACACACTCAACATCTGACTCCAGCACCCGTGGCCCCACAGCTCAGGGACCACAGTGCCGCAGCCCTCAGGCTCAGGCGGTCCCAGATCGGGCCACTGTGGCCACCGGCTCTGACAGCACACACAGGTCCTGgcatcccagcccttccctccctgGCACCTTCCAAAAGCACGAGAATGTAAACCCAGACTAGCCTGCTGCTGAGGCAGGGGTCTTTCTCCAGTTCCCAGGAGAAAACCAGATGGACTCCTGCATGACGGTGTGCTGACAGGGTGGGGCGGGCCTTCCTGGTGATCCCTGGCAGGCTGGCCAGCTGAGGGGCCTGAGCGGGTGGCCTCACCAGGGCCTTACCTGGCTGCCTGGCAgcccagagggaggaagagggagaaaggaggctCATGGGTGTGGCGGCTCCTGCCTGCGCTGGCAGGAGCTACGTCCGGAGCTACGTGAGGATCCTGGCGATGGCCTGCAAGGAGGGGAAGTCGTCGTCCCGGGCGGCGTGCAGCGCCTGGTGGCTGTTGACATCACCGTGCGCGAGCACCTGCTGGCAGATGGGGCACACGCAGCAGTCCAGGCCCGCCTGCTGGGTGCTGGCCTGCCATGCACTCTTCTTGTTCTTCTTGGCCTTGGTGCTGGGAGGCCTCTCACGGCCTCGAAAGTCTGTGTGTGCAGACAGCAGCTCCTGTTGCTTGGCTGTGTCGGGCAGGAGCACCAACAGCTCGTTGAAGATCTTCTGGAAGTTCTCCCCCAGCAGGTCCCGGCAGCTCTTGTAATACTGGGCTGCGGAGATCACGCCCTGCCACCCAGAGCCAGACCCAGTCACACCCGGCCCAGGCCTGGGCCCCAGGTGGCCGGGCTGGCCCCCACACCCCCGCCTGCCTGACCTGTCTGAACTGTCCCGAGTGGCTCTTGAACTTGCTGAAGCAGGCCTCGTCGCTCTGCAGGAAGTCCTTGATGGACTGGATGAGCTGCAGGTTCCTTTCCCGGAAGTTCTCGGGGACCAGGTAGGCCTGTGGCACGGGTGTTGGCCTGGGTTTGGAATCGggacatggggaggaggtggaggcttCAGCCTTTGGAGTGGCCCAAGGTGAGGGCACTCTCCCCACAGGGGCATGAGGCCAGGTGGCCCACCCACACTTACGCTTTCGTGGTGGTCgtagtgctggggacacaggccgGGTGGGGGCTAGGCAGAAGGCCAGAGAAGCCGGGGGGTGGCTTGCTGACGGGGGGCACCAGACCCGGTGGAGGTGGAGGCGGAGCGCCCTTCAGGAGCACCACGGTGTTGAAGCCTGTGGAGAATGGGGGGGCACACAGGAAGATCTCAGGACGTGACCCTCGCTGGCCAGGCAGACAAGCCTTGGTCCCCCACTTCCCATAAGCTGCCCAGCTCACCAGGGTCAGGATCAGGCTTTGTCCACAACCACACCTCCCCCGCAAAGCAGGCCCAGGGCCTGATGATGCCAAAAGCCGGCATGCATGCTGTGCTCCCTAGTGGCGAATGCTGGCCTAAGTTAACTCATTTGCCTTCATCTCAAGAGGGGGCTAGGAGTGCCCTGATTTACTGGGAGGAAAAGGATGCAGAGAAGTTATGTGGCAGACCAAAGTCACGCCGCTCACAGACATGGAGCCTGCATCCAGACTTGGCCGCCAGGTTTCCAAGGCAGCTGGAAACCACTGCACAGGCTCATCTCTCCCCACCTGCACCTGCACAACCTCCAGCTATGCTCCTCTTGGGCCCAGGGGCTCCAGCCTGACTCAAAAACCTGGCCCCTTCCCAATGCCCAAAAGCAGGCCTGAGCCAGGCACACATACCTGGGGGCGGGGGCATCCTGGGCGGGCAGGGGCCGCAGAGCGCTGGGAAGTCTTCCTGGGgcgtggggcaggggaggggccccAGGGGCCTCGGGAGCCCAGGGGGTTCCTTGGGGGCGCTCCGAGCTGGGACGAGCCCCTCTGTGTGTCCGTTGACGATGACAGCAGCTGACCCCTCAGCTCTGCCAGTGGGGGCCGCGGGGGCCTGCTCAGCCCCGGGGGGCCCATCTTTGTCAGGGGGCAGTGGCGGGGGAGATGAGGCACCCGACTTCTCAGAGCCCACCTTCTTCTTCTTGCCGACCTTGGTGAAGGTCTGGGTGGAGGCCACGGCCAGCAGGGAAGAGACAGCGACTGTCGTGGGCACACTCCGCAGCTCCTGGGTGGTGAGGCCGGAGcggccatcctcctcctcctcctcctccgtgcGGGGCAGTCCGCTCTTTTTACCACCCTTACCCCCCTTCCCAGCCTTCCTGGAGGGCTGGCTTCCCCCGCTGGCAGACTGGGCCCCTGGGGCGGGATGCGCCACCTTCTTGCTGCCACTGCTGTTCCAGGCAGAGATGAGGCTGGTGGGGGCAGTGCTGGGCTTGGAGGCAGAGGACACCAGGGCAGGAAAGTCCTCCTCCTGGAAGGTGCTCCTGCCCCTGGCGGGGACAGAGTAGGCCAGCGCCAGCCCCATGGGGCCCAGGGCAGCTGCTGCGGAGCAGGGGGAAGAAGTGGAGGCACAGAGACTGGGGAAGTCTTCGTCCTTGAGCTTTGAAGTGGGGGGCGGGAGAGCACTGTGCCGAGAAGGGGAGAGGGGTCAGTGGCCTGCCAGGCCCTGGCCTGCCCGGcacccaccctccacccaccTTACATAGGAGCCCCGGTTCGTGCACACATGTACCTTGGGAATGTGGCTGCTGCAGCCAAGCCAGTTGCTGGCAAGGCCTCTTGGCTCACAGGACCATTTATTGAGGCTTCCTTGGAGCCTACAAGACACAAAAGAACCCTAGGTCAGGGCTGACCAACGCTGAAGGGCAGGATCAGACCCTGTCGGGTGACTGGAGAGCACACGGGTTCTCACTGGCCTTGTGGGTGGAGGCCCTGCCAGTCCGGGCACCACCACGCTGGTCAGgagcccacctcccacctcctgcgCCAGAGTAGAGTTGCCTACAGGGAAGCCCGCTCACCTGGGCCTTCACCTTGAGTCCGGGGCGGGCGCCGGGGGCCCCGGGGCTCCTCAGGACCCCGCGCACCTGCCTCCTCCTTCCTGGGCCTGCTGCCCTCCTCCTGGTCCTCATTCCTGCGTgtgtcctgctgctgctgctgctgctgctgcgcgGCCACCGAGGCCCGGATCGCAGCT
This DNA window, taken from Balaenoptera ricei isolate mBalRic1 chromosome 15, mBalRic1.hap2, whole genome shotgun sequence, encodes the following:
- the ZNF598 gene encoding E3 ubiquitin-protein ligase ZNF598 isoform X3, which codes for MAATAGPEGRRAALEAAVAAPERGGGSCVLCCGDLEATALGRCDHPVCYRCSTKMRVLCEQRYCAVCREELRQVVFGKKLPTFATIPIHQLQHEKKYDIYFADGKVFALYRQLLQHECPRCPELPPFGLFGDLEQHMRKQHELFCCKLCLKHLKIFTYERKWYSRKDLARHRMQGDPDDTSHRGHPLCKFCDERYLDNDELLKHLRRDHYFCHFCDSDGAQDYYSDYAYLREHFREKHFLCEEGRCSTEQFTHAFRTEIDLKAHRTACHSRSRAEARQNRQIDLQFSYTPRHSRRNEGVVGGEDYEELDRYNRQGRTGRASGRGAQQSRRGSWRYKREEEDREVAAAIRASVAAQQQQQQQQDTRRNEDQEEGSRPRKEEAGARGPEEPRGPRRPPRTQGEGPGSKEASINGPVSQEALPATGLAAAATFPSALPPPTSKLKDEDFPSLCASTSSPCSAAAALGPMGLALAYSVPARGRSTFQEEDFPALVSSASKPSTAPTSLISAWNSSGSKKVAHPAPGAQSASGGSQPSRKAGKGGKGGKKSGLPRTEEEEEEDGRSGLTTQELRSVPTTVAVSSLLAVASTQTFTKVGKKKKVGSEKSGASSPPPLPPDKDGPPGAEQAPAAPTGRAEGSAAVIVNGHTEGLVPARSAPKEPPGLPRPLGPLPCPTPQEDFPALCGPCPPRMPPPPGFNTVVLLKGAPPPPPPGLVPPVSKPPPGFSGLLPSPHPACVPSTTTTTKAPTPVPQAYLVPENFRERNLQLIQSIKDFLQSDEACFSKFKSHSGQFRQGVISAAQYYKSCRDLLGENFQKIFNELLVLLPDTAKQQELLSAHTDFRGRERPPSTKAKKNKKSAWQASTQQAGLDCCVCPICQQVLAHGDVNSHQALHAARDDDFPSLQAIARILT
- the ZNF598 gene encoding E3 ubiquitin-protein ligase ZNF598 isoform X2, with product MAATAGPEGRRAALEAAVAAPERGGGSCVLCCGDLEATALGRCDHPVCYRCSTKMRVLCEQRYCAVCREELRQVVFGKKLPTFATIPIHQLQHEKKYDIYFADGKVFALYRQLLQHECPRCPELPPFGLFGDLEQHMRKQHELFCCKLCLKHLKVNPTPRHLPGDRAFREHLVEIFTYERKWYSRKDLARHRMQGDPDDTSHRGHPLCKFCDERYLDNDELLKHLRRDHYFCHFCDSDGAQDYYSDYAYLREHFREKHFLCEEGRCSTEQFTHAFRTEIDLKAHRTACHSRSRAEARQNRQIDLQFSYTPRHSRRNEGVVGGEDYEELDRYNRQGRTGRASGRGAQQSRRGSWREEEDREVAAAIRASVAAQQQQQQQQDTRRNEDQEEGSRPRKEEAGARGPEEPRGPRRPPRTQGEGPGSKEASINGPVSQEALPATGLAAAATFPSALPPPTSKLKDEDFPSLCASTSSPCSAAAALGPMGLALAYSVPARGRSTFQEEDFPALVSSASKPSTAPTSLISAWNSSGSKKVAHPAPGAQSASGGSQPSRKAGKGGKGGKKSGLPRTEEEEEEDGRSGLTTQELRSVPTTVAVSSLLAVASTQTFTKVGKKKKVGSEKSGASSPPPLPPDKDGPPGAEQAPAAPTGRAEGSAAVIVNGHTEGLVPARSAPKEPPGLPRPLGPLPCPTPQEDFPALCGPCPPRMPPPPGFNTVVLLKGAPPPPPPGLVPPVSKPPPGFSGLLPSPHPACVPSTTTTTKAPTPVPQAYLVPENFRERNLQLIQSIKDFLQSDEACFSKFKSHSGQFRQGVISAAQYYKSCRDLLGENFQKIFNELLVLLPDTAKQQELLSAHTDFRGRERPPSTKAKKNKKSAWQASTQQAGLDCCVCPICQQVLAHGDVNSHQALHAARDDDFPSLQAIARILT
- the ZNF598 gene encoding E3 ubiquitin-protein ligase ZNF598 isoform X1 codes for the protein MAATAGPEGRRAALEAAVAAPERGGGSCVLCCGDLEATALGRCDHPVCYRCSTKMRVLCEQRYCAVCREELRQVVFGKKLPTFATIPIHQLQHEKKYDIYFADGKVFALYRQLLQHECPRCPELPPFGLFGDLEQHMRKQHELFCCKLCLKHLKVNPTPRHLPGDRAFREHLVEIFTYERKWYSRKDLARHRMQGDPDDTSHRGHPLCKFCDERYLDNDELLKHLRRDHYFCHFCDSDGAQDYYSDYAYLREHFREKHFLCEEGRCSTEQFTHAFRTEIDLKAHRTACHSRSRAEARQNRQIDLQFSYTPRHSRRNEGVVGGEDYEELDRYNRQGRTGRASGRGAQQSRRGSWRYKREEEDREVAAAIRASVAAQQQQQQQQDTRRNEDQEEGSRPRKEEAGARGPEEPRGPRRPPRTQGEGPGSKEASINGPVSQEALPATGLAAAATFPSALPPPTSKLKDEDFPSLCASTSSPCSAAAALGPMGLALAYSVPARGRSTFQEEDFPALVSSASKPSTAPTSLISAWNSSGSKKVAHPAPGAQSASGGSQPSRKAGKGGKGGKKSGLPRTEEEEEEDGRSGLTTQELRSVPTTVAVSSLLAVASTQTFTKVGKKKKVGSEKSGASSPPPLPPDKDGPPGAEQAPAAPTGRAEGSAAVIVNGHTEGLVPARSAPKEPPGLPRPLGPLPCPTPQEDFPALCGPCPPRMPPPPGFNTVVLLKGAPPPPPPGLVPPVSKPPPGFSGLLPSPHPACVPSTTTTTKAPTPVPQAYLVPENFRERNLQLIQSIKDFLQSDEACFSKFKSHSGQFRQGVISAAQYYKSCRDLLGENFQKIFNELLVLLPDTAKQQELLSAHTDFRGRERPPSTKAKKNKKSAWQASTQQAGLDCCVCPICQQVLAHGDVNSHQALHAARDDDFPSLQAIARILT
- the ZNF598 gene encoding E3 ubiquitin-protein ligase ZNF598 isoform X4, with translation MAATAGPEGRRAALEAAVAAPERGGGSCVLCCGDLEATALGRCDHPVCYRCSTKMRVLCEQRYCAVCREELRQVVFGKKLPTFATIPIHQLQHEKKYDIYFADGKVFALYRQLLQHECPRCPELPPFGLFGDLEQHMRKQHELFCCKLCLKHLKVNPTPRHLPGDRAFREHLVEIFTYERKWYSRKDLARHRMQGDPDDTSHRGHPLCKFCDERYLDNDELLKHLRRDHYFCHFCDSDGAQDYYSDYAYLREHFREKHFLCEEGRCSTEQFTHAFRTEIDLKAHRTACHSRSRAEARQNRQIDLQFSYTPRHSRRNEGVVGGEDYEELDRYNRQGRTGRASGRGAQQSRRGSWRYKREEEDREVAAAIRASVAAQQQQQQQQDTRRNEDQEEGSRPRKEEAGARGPEEPRGPRRPPRTQGEGPGSKEASINGPVSQEALPATGLAAAATFPSALPPPTSKLKDEDFPSLCASTSSPCSAAAALGPMGLALAYSVPARGRSTFQEEDFPALVSSASKPSTAPTSLISAWNSSGSKKVAHPAPGAQSASGGSQPSRKAGKGGKGGKKSGLPRTEEEEEEDGRSGLTTQELRSVPTTVAVSSLLAVASTQTFTKVGKKKKVGSEKSGASSPPPLPPDKDGPPGAEQAPAAPTGRAEGSAAVIVNGHTEGLVPARSAPKEPPGLPRPLGPLPCPTPQEDFPALCGPCPPRMPPPPGFNTVVLLKGAPPPPPPGLVPPVSKPPPGFSGLLPSPHPACVPSTTTTTKAPTWSPRTSGKGTCSSSSPSRTSCRATRPASASSRATRDSSDRA